In Jeotgalibaca arthritidis, a single genomic region encodes these proteins:
- a CDS encoding diacylglycerol/lipid kinase family protein — protein MTNCLLIINPSSGKGNGRALEKRIVDTLSHSFNEISVVYTNRRGDGERLVLEASTNLDVVFCVGGDGTVKEVVNGIMKTNQVIKLGILPNGTVNDAARSLGIPVKTEEALLALRDLELTSMDIGQVNHNYFISLIAIGGIPEAIHNVSVEAKSKYGILAYFFNGAFYASRQKPFHLRLKTAMEEDSVETSLFVLSLHPTVASMPKFFQRARYNDGLLHTLLFPSFQFFGAAFYVWRILRGRINQTKRLTYGSYQQLIIDCNNANLTINIDGDKEGAFPLDVTILPSAISVYIPKK, from the coding sequence ATGACAAATTGTTTGCTAATCATTAATCCTTCATCAGGAAAAGGCAATGGTCGAGCACTAGAAAAAAGAATAGTAGACACATTGAGCCATTCTTTTAATGAGATTAGCGTTGTCTATACCAATAGAAGGGGTGACGGCGAGCGTTTAGTTCTAGAAGCATCTACGAATTTAGATGTCGTTTTTTGTGTTGGTGGTGATGGCACAGTCAAGGAAGTTGTTAATGGTATTATGAAAACGAATCAAGTCATCAAGCTAGGGATTTTGCCAAATGGGACAGTCAATGATGCGGCAAGGTCATTAGGTATACCAGTAAAAACGGAGGAAGCTTTGCTAGCCCTTAGAGACTTAGAGCTAACAAGCATGGATATCGGACAAGTTAATCATAACTACTTTATTTCATTGATTGCTATAGGTGGTATCCCAGAAGCCATTCATAATGTTAGTGTAGAAGCGAAATCTAAATATGGCATACTGGCTTATTTTTTCAATGGGGCTTTCTATGCGAGCCGGCAAAAGCCATTCCATCTAAGGTTAAAAACAGCGATGGAAGAAGACTCAGTAGAGACATCTTTATTTGTGTTATCTCTTCATCCAACAGTGGCATCTATGCCAAAATTTTTCCAGAGAGCACGCTATAATGATGGCCTCTTACATACGCTACTTTTTCCAAGTTTTCAATTTTTCGGTGCGGCTTTTTATGTGTGGCGCATTCTAAGAGGACGGATTAACCAAACCAAACGATTAACGTATGGAAGCTATCAACAGCTCATCATAGATTGTAATAACGCTAATTTAACAATCAATATAGATGGTGATAAAGAGGGGGCATTTCCACTTGATGTCACGATACTTCCGAGCGCTATCTCTGTTTACATACCAAAAAAATGA